In the Mycolicibacter minnesotensis genome, TTGCCGAATCGGATCGAGGATCTCGGGAAACTCCGCCTGAACCCCACCGTATCGCGCCGGCAGCAGCAAGCCGGCCAGACCGGATTCGCGGAATTCGGCGACGGTGTCCGCGGGTAATCGGCGTAGCTCTTCGGCTTCTGCGGCGCGTTGCGCCAGTCGAGTGGTGAATTCCTCGGTGATCGCCGGTGCCGTCCTGGTGTTCATGCGCGGACGGTACCATACCTTTTAGTATGGAAGTCAGTGCCGCAGCATGACGTCAAGGAACTGCTCACGCCAGTCCACCGCACGCGAGCTCGGCCGTGAACCGGCAAGATGCAGAACTCCGATGCCGGCGGCAAACGTGGCGTTGGCCCGCATATCGGCCTCGTCGGGTGCAAACCCGTCGTCGAGAAACACCTGCCGGACCGCGGCGAGCACCCGCTGATCCGAGCTGCGCACCGCCGCGGCGACGCTGTCCTGCGATCGCGCCCATTCACGCATGGCGCGTTCGAGCATCCAATGGGAGGGCCCGACCAGGGCGGTCATCATGTGCGACAGCCGCTCCCGTGGCGGAATGTCGGACAGTGCATCGAAGTCGCCACGGTCGGCATCGCGGACGGCCGCCCAGGTGTCGACCAGGGCGTTGCGGTAAGCCTTCATGTCGGTGAAATGCCAGTAGAAGCTGCCCTTAGTGACCCCGAGCCGCTTGCAGAGCCGATCGATGGTCAGCGCCTTGAGCCCGTCATCGGCCAGAATCCGGAAGCCGGCCTGCACCCAGTCCTGCACCGACAACCGGGAATTGCCCCCCGACCCTCCTGCGCTATCCGACCTGGCCATGCCGAGTCAGCGTACTGACCCGGGCGCCTCCCCCGCGGCCTGCCCGTACCGAGCCAGCGCCTCGGGGGTGAACACGGCCAGTCCCAGCTCGGGGTTGTAGCCGTGAATCTCCTTCACATCGAGTTCGGCCAGGAAGTACAGGATTTCTTTGGAGATCACCTGACCGGGCACCAGCACCGGAAAACCCGGCGGGTAGGGCACGACGAAGGTGCTCGAAACCAACATCTTGCCGTCGGCGACCCGGCGACCTGCGTCCCCGAGCAGCACGTGCTCGCGGTCAGACTCCTCGTAGCCGGCGTAGAACGCCGCACGCATATCGCCGATGGGACTGGAGCCGCCGGGCCGGAACTCGGGCGCGAAAGCGCTGAAGTCGGGCAGCGGCGGCAGGTCTTCGGTGATCTCGGTAACGCGTCGCCGCAACAGCGCCCGGTCGTCGTTGCTGGCCGCGGTCCAGGCGCGGTCCAACTCCCCGGCGACCCGGCGCAGCGCGTCGAGCAGGTAGTGCACGCTCGACCAGGTGACGCCGATGGTGAAGATCAGCAGCACCGAATTGATCGACGTCTTGTTGATCTGAATTCCGAACCGCTGCATCAGAATCTTCTCGCGGAAGTCGTAGCCGTTCATCCCCGTTTTGCCGACATACAGCGTGACCCGGGTGGGGTCGAGCACGAACTCGTCGGAACGCCACGCCTCGTTCCACTCCGCAAGCGCCCCTTGGCGCACCTGGCGGTACGAGCTGACCGCCGACTGCCGGAACCGGTCGGGAATCAGATCGCTCTCGTCGAGAATGTGGAACCACTTACTGATCAGCCGGTCCTTGCGGACCCGATGGCGAAACACCAGCGCCATGTCATAGACCCGCCGGACCATATCGAAGCCTTCGATGTCCACCTGCCGGCGAGCCAGGTCCAACGAGGCCAACAACTGCTGATTCGGCGAGGTCGAGGTGTGGGTCAAGAACGCCTCGGCGAACGACTCTCGGGCCAGCGCATTGAAATCCTGATCCCGGATATGGATCATCGACGCCTGCCGCAGCGCCGACAACGACTTGTGAGTCGAGTGGGTCGAATACACCCGGACCCGCGCCGAGGGGTGCGGCAGCAGGCGATGCTCGCTCCACTGCTCGCGCTCAATCCCGTCCATGCTCTCGTGCCAGGCCTGGTACTCCTTGGCGTAATGCTCTGAGCCCAGCATGGTCTCCAGCCCTTCGGCGGCGACCATCGCGGTGCGCTGTCGTGCCCACGGCACCGCGGTGGCGAACGCGTACCACGCCTCGTCCCACAGAAAACAGATATCCGGCTTGATCGCCAGGATCTCCTCCATGACCCGGCGCGGGTTGTAGACGACGCCGTCGAATGTGCAGTTGGTCAGTGACAACATCCGGACCCGGTGCAGCTGGCCGGCGGCTTCTAAGTCGAGCAGCGCACGCTTGATGGTGCGCAATGCCACCGCACCGTAGATCGCGTACGGCGCCAGCGGATAGGCGTCCAGGTACATCGGATATGCGCCCGCCAGCACCAGCCCGTAGTGGTGCGACTTGTGGCAGTTGCGGTCGATCAACACGATGTCTCCGGGCCGGGTCAGGGCCTGCCCCACGATCTTGTTGGCCGTCGAGGTTCCGTTGGTGACGAAGTAGGTGTGCTGGGCGTTCCAGGTCTTTGCGGCTTTGTTCATCGCCACCCGGATGGTGCCGTGCGGGTCCAGCAGTGAATCCAGGCCACCGGAGGTGGACGACGTCTCGGCCATAAAGATGTTGCGGCCGTAGAACTCTCCCATGTCCTGCAGCGAC is a window encoding:
- a CDS encoding TetR/AcrR family transcriptional regulator codes for the protein MARSDSAGGSGGNSRLSVQDWVQAGFRILADDGLKALTIDRLCKRLGVTKGSFYWHFTDMKAYRNALVDTWAAVRDADRGDFDALSDIPPRERLSHMMTALVGPSHWMLERAMREWARSQDSVAAAVRSSDQRVLAAVRQVFLDDGFAPDEADMRANATFAAGIGVLHLAGSRPSSRAVDWREQFLDVMLRH
- a CDS encoding aminotransferase class I/II-fold pyridoxal phosphate-dependent enzyme; translated protein: MSEGWDAPNRRLRVSALAAVANPSYSRVDTWNLLDDACRQLAEVNRAGLDTAHHVARVRRLLDRLGAYERYWLFPGAANLAAFRGHLDSMATVSLSERVSLVVRLLSDYGDRAALFDLGLPLSDQELVAQARQQQFYTVLLADDSPPDVPECLVESLRRLRHPDDEVQIELLVVSSVEDAVTAVALNGEIQAAIVRHDLPLRSRDRVPLMTTLLGADDGAGSVGCGRDAIECGEWMRLLRPHIDLYLLTDESIAADTDDEPDVYDRSFYRLNDVTDLHSTVLAGIRKRYSTPFFDALRAYAAEPVGQFHALPVARGASIFNSRSLQDMGEFYGRNIFMAETSSTSGGLDSLLDPHGTIRVAMNKAAKTWNAQHTYFVTNGTSTANKIVGQALTRPGDIVLIDRNCHKSHHYGLVLAGAYPMYLDAYPLAPYAIYGAVALRTIKRALLDLEAAGQLHRVRMLSLTNCTFDGVVYNPRRVMEEILAIKPDICFLWDEAWYAFATAVPWARQRTAMVAAEGLETMLGSEHYAKEYQAWHESMDGIEREQWSEHRLLPHPSARVRVYSTHSTHKSLSALRQASMIHIRDQDFNALARESFAEAFLTHTSTSPNQQLLASLDLARRQVDIEGFDMVRRVYDMALVFRHRVRKDRLISKWFHILDESDLIPDRFRQSAVSSYRQVRQGALAEWNEAWRSDEFVLDPTRVTLYVGKTGMNGYDFREKILMQRFGIQINKTSINSVLLIFTIGVTWSSVHYLLDALRRVAGELDRAWTAASNDDRALLRRRVTEITEDLPPLPDFSAFAPEFRPGGSSPIGDMRAAFYAGYEESDREHVLLGDAGRRVADGKMLVSSTFVVPYPPGFPVLVPGQVISKEILYFLAELDVKEIHGYNPELGLAVFTPEALARYGQAAGEAPGSVR